A genomic window from Glycine max cultivar Williams 82 chromosome 17, Glycine_max_v4.0, whole genome shotgun sequence includes:
- the LOC100786778 gene encoding serine/threonine protein phosphatase 2A 57 kDa regulatory subunit B' kappa isoform, with translation MIKQILSKLPKKVPKSDSSDSARSDSSNTTTFGNVFQCTNVGSTISSKLNVVKRVSSVVFPASMSAGVEAVDPCLSFKDVSNTQKQSLFISKLNLCCKVYDMSDPDKNTTEQDLKRKTLLELVDYVSSGSVKFTEPAIAALCKMCATNLFRAFPPKFRTSTTGGETEDEEPIFDPAWSHLQVVYDLLLQFINYNSLDVKLAKAHIDHAFILRLLDLFDSEDPRERDCLKTILHRVYGKFMIHRPFIRKSVSNIIYRFVFETERHNGIAELLEIFGSVISGFALPLKEEHKIFLLRALVPLHKPKSVGIYHQQLTYCVVQFIDKDQRLASSVIKGLLKYWPVTNSQKELMFISELEEILEMTSMAEFQKIMVPLFRRMAFCLNSSHYQVAERAHLLWNNEHILNLITQNRQVILPLVFSAIVHNGQSHWNQAVLNLTQNIRKMLSQMDEELVAACQRRIEEEDSSASSAAERRRVTWERLEAAAANCVPVQSTTSVGGAGDVLVPVKSATCSVAC, from the exons ATGATAAAGCAAATTCTTAGCAAATTGCCAAAGAAGGTGCCAAAATCTGACTCATCAGATTCTGCAAGGAGTGATTCTAGCAATACCACTACTTTTGGGAATGTTTTTCAGTGTACAAATGTTGGAAGTACCATTTCAAGCAAATTAAATGTTGTGAAGCGGGTATCATCCGTTGTTTTCCCAGCAAGCATGAGTGCTGGAGTGGAAGCAGTTGACCCTTGTCTGTCCTTCAAAGATGTTTCAAATACACAGAAGCAAAGCCTGTTCATTAGTAAGTTGAATCTTTGCTGCAAAGTTTATGACATGAGTGATCCTGATAAGAACACCACAGAGCAAGATCTCAAACGAAAAACGTTGTTGGAgcttgttgattatgtttcttcTGGATCTGTTAAGTTCACAGAACCAGCAATCGCCGCATTGTGTAAAATGTGTGCAACTAATTTGTTCAGGGCTTTCCCACCAAAGTTTCGAACAAGTACTACTGGTGGGGAAACAGAAGATGAAGAACCTATATTTGATCCTGCCTGGTCTCACCTACAAGTTGTTTATGATCTACTCCTTCAGTTCATCAATTATAACTCTCTTGATGTGAAGTTGGCAAAAGCACATATAGATCATGCTTTTATTCTAAGATTACTTGACCTTTTTGATTCAGAGGACCCTAGAGAAAGAGATTGCTTGAAAACAATTCTGCACAGAGTCTATGGGAAATTCATGATTCATAGGCCTTTCATACGGAAATCTGTTAGCAACATCATCTACCGGTTTGTTTTCGAGACCGAGCGACATAATGGAATCGCGGAGCTGTTGGAGATTTTTGGGAGTGTCATTAGCGGGTTTGCCTTGCCATTGAAGGAAGAGCACAAGATATTTTTGTTGAGGGCTTTGGTTCCTTTGCACAAACCTAAATCTGTTGGCATTTATCATCAGCAGTTAACATATTGtgttgtacagttcatagacaAGGACCAAAGACTGGCTAGCTCAGTGATAAAGGGACTATTGAAGTACTGGCCAGTGACAAATAGCCAAAAGGAGCTCATGTTCATCAGTGAGTTGGAAGAGATTTTGGAAATGACTAGCATGGCTGAGTTTCAGAAGATCATGGTCCCACTGTTCCGACGAATGGCTTTCTGCCTCAATAGTTCTCATTATCAG GTGGCTGAAAGAGCACATTTGCTATGGAACAATGAGCACATTCTGAATCTGATAACGCAAAACAGACAGGTGATTCTGCCTCTAGTGTTCTCAGCAATTGTACATAATGGTCAAAGTCATTGGAACCAAGCAGTGCTGAACCTGACTCAGAACATAAGGAAGATGCTGTCTCAGATGGACGAGGAGCTGGTAGCTGCATGCCAACGCAGGATTGAGGAGGAAGATTCAAGTGCAAGTTCTGCAGCTGAGAGGAGAAGAGTAACATGGGAAAGGCTAGAAGCTGCTGCTGCTAATTGTGTCCCAGTTCAATCTACTACTTCTGTAGGTGGAGCTGGAGATGTTTTAGTCCCAGTAAAATCTGCTACATGCTCAGTGGCATGCTAA